From a region of the Oryza sativa Japonica Group chromosome 6, ASM3414082v1 genome:
- the HKT2;1 gene encoding cation transporter HKT2-1 translates to MTSIYHDFIHNKLQSFGRIGRYFVNFVVLAHRFIALHIHPFWIQLSYFLLISILGSVLLMFLKPSNPEFRPGYIDMLFLSTSALTLSSLITIEMEVLSSSQIVVITLLMLLGGEVFVSFLGLMLRLNHKHNPEFSGDKVSSVPIELDTINSASTVISCEELQLEAAIPEVPSSTIKDLKRSKRLRWFLGFVVFSYFVVIHVAGFLLVLWYISRVSSAKAPLKKKGINIALFSFSVTVSSFANVGLVPTNENMAIFSKNPGLLLLFIGQILAGNTLYPLFLRLLIWFLGKVTKLRELKLMIKNPEELQYDYLLPKLPTAFLASTVIGLMASLVTLFGAVDWNSSVFDGLSSYQKIINALFMAVNARHSGENSIDCSLIAPAVLVLFIILMYLPPSTTFALSNGDEKTANKKAKRKLGLVVQNLAFSQLACISVFVIVAFITERSRLRNDPLNFSALNMIFEIISAYGNVGLSTGYSCSRLQKLHPGSICQDKPYSLSGWWSDEGKLLLVFVMLYGRLKAFTKGTGEYWRLW, encoded by the exons ATGACGAGCATTTACCATGATTTCATTCATAACAAGCTGCAGAGCTTCGGAAGGATCGGTAGAtattttgttaattttgttGTTCTAGCCCATAGATTCATTGCCTTGCATATTCACCCATTCTGGATTCAGTTGTCCTACTTCCTTCTCATTAGCATCCTAGGTTCAGTTCTATTGATGTTCCTGAAGCCAAGCAACCCAGAATTCAGACCAGGTTACATTGACATGCTGTTCTTGTCAACCTCTGCTCTGACACTTTCCAGCCTCATCACCATCGAAATGGAGGTTCTCTCAAGCTCACAAATTGTGGTTATTACACTGCTGATGCTTCTCGGGGGTGAagtctttgtttctttcctaggCCTCATGCTTAGACTGAACCATAAGCACAACCCAGAGTTTTCAGGGGACAAGGTCAGTTCAGTTCCTATCGAGCTTGATACAATCAACTCGGCAAGCACTGTGATAAGTTGTGAAGAGCTGCAGCTGGAAGCAGCAATTCCTGAAGTTCCATCTTCCACCATTAAGGATTTGAAGAGGAGCAAGCGCCTGAGGTGGTTCTTAGGATTTGTAGTCTTCAGCTATTTTGTTGTGATCCATGTCGCTGGCTTTCTGCTGGTTCTCTGGTACATAAGTCGTGTCTCATCTGCAAAAGCTCCACTGAAGAAGAAAGGGATCAACATTGCACTCTTCTCATTCTCGGTCACAGTCTCCTCGTTTGCGAATGTGGGGCTCGTGCCGACGAATGAGAACATGGCAATCTTCTCCAAGAACccgggcctcctcctcctgttcaTCGGCCAGATTCTTGCAGGCAATACACTTTACCCTCTCTTCCTAAGGCTATTGATATGGTTCCTGGGGAAGGTGACCAAGTTGAGAGAACTGAAGCTCATGATCAAGAACCCTGAGGAGCTACAGTATGATTATTTGCTTCCTAAGTTGCCAACGGCGTTTCTGGCATCAACTGTCATTGGCCTTATGGCTTCCTTGGTCACATTGTTCGGTGCTGTCGACTGGAATTCTTCAGTCTTTGATGGACTCAGCTCTTACCAGAAGATTATCAATGCATTGTTCATGGCAGTGAACGCAAGGCACTCGGGGGAGAACTCCATCGACTGCTCACTCATCGCCCCTGCTGTTCTAGTACTGTTCATCATCTTAAT gtacttaccaccaTCGACAACATTTGCACTGTCCAATGGAGATGAAAAAACTGCAAATAAGAAAGCGAAAAGAAAATTAGGTTTAGTGGTGCAGAACTTGGCATTTTCACAGCTTGCCTGCATCTCAGTCTTTGTGATAGTTGCATTCATCACTGAGAGGAGTCGTCTCAGAAATGATCCACTCAACTTCTCTGCTCTGAACATGATATTTGAAATCATCAG tgcATATGGGAATGTAGGGCTATCCACTGGTTACAGCTGTTCGAGGTTGCAGAAACTGCACCCGGGGAGCATCTGCCAGGACAAGCCGTACAGCTTGTCCGGATGGTGGAGTGATGAAGGAAAGTTGCTGCTAGTCTTTGTGATGCTCTATGGAAGGCTCAAGGCCTTCACAAAAGGTACAGGTGAATATTGGAGGCTATGGTAA
- the HKT2;4 gene encoding cation transporter HKT2-4 — protein sequence MPIRLHIFVSSARHAINSSALICRFIAFHLSPLLIHLSYFLIIDVLGFVALVVLRPSNHKYNPRYIDMFFLSTSAVTVTGLATTQMEDLSSSQIAVLTLLMFLGSEMFLSFLGLVLESSKQNKHDPENRRVSSVTVCEQSHLEEAIPQTPSMNSTDIKRSCHKYLVFVVLAYMIIILVTGSLLVFMYIAHVSSARDVLTRKSINKALFSISVTVSSFTNGGLLPTNESMAVFSSNNGLLLLLIGQILAGSTLLPMFLRLVIWALRGLRLAKAEEPDFMMNNSSSVGFSHLLPNLQTIFLAAVEVAFVGMTVILFCCLNWDSAVFAGLTSLQKITNALFMAVSARQAGENSIDCSLVAPAALVLFMVMMYTPSLTKLFSACQDHKQIGPESDDRTSKGKPFLKTMAFSPLAFNTTVIMLVCITERRSISTDPLNFSTFNIIFEVISAYGNIGLSTGYSCSRQLQHQDGIACHEKPYSFSGWWSEPGKLILVLAMLYGRLNSKDSTSARTR from the exons ATGCCTATTCGGCTGCATATCTTTGTCAGTTCTGCAAGGCATGCCATCAACTCGTCGGCATTGATTTGTCGGTTCATCGCATTCCATCTTAGCCCGCTTTTGATTCACCTGTCCTATTTTCTtatcattgatgtacttggtttTGTTGCCTTGGTGGTGCTCAGGCCAAGCAACCACAAGTACAATCCTCGCTATATCGATATGTTTTTCCTATCGACATCTGCAGTTACAGTCACAGGATTAGCCACCACACAAATGGAGGATCTTTCTAGCTCTCAGATAGCTGTCCTGACTCTCTTGATGTTCTTAGGAAGTGAGATGTTCCTTTCCTTTCTTGGCCTTGTCCTTGAGTCGAGCAAGCAAAACAAGCATGATCCTGAAAACCGTAGAGTAAGTTCAGTTACCGTGTGTGAGCAGTCACATCTAGAAGAGGCAATTCCACAAACTCCATCCATGAACTCCACTGATATCAAGAGGAGCTGCCACAAATACTTAGTGTTTGTGGTGTTGGCATACATGATTATTATTCTTGTCACTGGTTCTCTATTGGTGTTCATGTACATAGCTCATGTTTCAAGTGCTAGAGATGTGCTAACAAGGAAAAGCATCAACAAAGCTCTCTTCTCGATATCGGTCACAGTCTCCTCATTTACAAATGGAGGGTTATTGCCGACAAATGAGAGTATGGCTGTATTCTCCTCAAACAATGGCCTCCTGTTGCTACTCATCGGCCAGATTCTTGCAGGCAGCACACTGCTCCCTATGTTTCTGAGGTTGGTGATATGGGCATTGAGAGGACTAAGATTAGCAAAAGCTGAAGAGCCAGACTTCATGATGAACAACAGCAGCTCAGTAGGTTTCAGTCACCTGCTACCTAACTTGCAGACAATATTTCTTGCAGCTGTGGAGGTTGCTTTTGTAGGCATGACAGTCATCCTCTTCTGCTGCTTGAACTGGGATTCTGCAGTGTTTGCAGGGCTAACCTCCCTCCAGAAGATAACCAATGCATTGTTCATGGCAGTGAGTGCAAGGCAGGCAGGAGAAAATTCCATTGATTGTTCCCTTGTTGCGCCAGCGGCTTTAGTACTATTCATGGTCATGAT GTACACTCCATCCTTGACAAAGTTGTTCTCAGCATGTCAAGATCACAAACAAATCGGCCCGGAAAGCGACGATAGAACAAGCAAGGGGAAACCATTCCTGAAGACGATGGCATTTTCACCACTAGCCTTCAACACCACAGTGATAATGCTGGTCTGCATCACTGAAAGGAGATCGATCTCCACTGACCCTCTCAATTTCTCCACATTTAACATCATCTTTGAGGTGATAAG TGCCTACGGGAACATTGGGTTGTCCACTGGCTACAGCTGCTCGAGACAGCTACAGCACCAGGATGGGATTGCTTGCCATGAGAAGCCATACAGCTTCTCGGGGTGGTGGAGTGAACCAGGGAAGCTGATTCTTGTTCTTGCGATGCTCTACGGGAGGCTCAACTCAAAGGATTCCACAAGCGCACGAACTAGGTGA